The stretch of DNA aaaaataaattacaaatcggagggtccgatttaCTTGAAGTAAAAGTTAAATTCCAAATCGAAGGGTccgatttgtattttttatttttttatttgttaaaataaaaatcggacggtccgattttaacattaattttttttattttcgaaatcacaaatcggaccgtccgatttgtgattgtttgtttaaaaaacaaaacaatgcAAACAAATCGGTGCCTCCGATTTGTGTCATTCCATAGCCAAATAAAGCACTTCTCTTCTCACACCCTATTGTCATACACATTTCTTTCTCCCgcacaaaaaatcaaaagcgCAGAAAAcaatgtatgtatgtatgtatgtaggtattattatgtttattatttcttcATTGATTCATGGATCCTTGCTGAGTAATAATGTTTATTATTTCTTCATTGATGTCTTGTCAATTTCGATTCGATTCCAAAATATATAGAATTTGAAGTGTGTTTATGACTTTATGTACGTGTTTGCTAGCTTGCATGCTCCTTCAACAACTCGAAAATAatgacacttttttttttcaatattcatTATGAAGGATGCTAAATGaccaataaaatttatctaaatTGGTACAAGTTTCTAAGACACTTTGCTTGAACCCTTTAAGTCTCTAAGTAGTGTGTGGAAAGAAAGgtcaatttatcattttttcgaTATTTTTCACAGTGACTACACAATAATGTAAAATATGGTAAACATTTATATGCATTTGTTTTAATATGAAGTTAAAATTGAGAACtactaaataataatttaattcaactagatattttttaaaaattatataatatttagtcttttattataataattaaaaaaataaatacatctaAAAATTGTGAACAGatttaatattcttttaaaattaaatacatatttaaaatacaaactaaataaaactaaattttaaatttttgtttcaaatttaatatatttaattattaatatattataatttaaatacacatccaaaaatcaaattattcaaaattcaaaattttaattttaaaattctaaaataaatcttaaaccatATAATTATTAACTAAGCCCATTCAAAATCCTGTATAAGTAGAGAAGTCACATTTACCCCAAGTGCAAAATTCAGAGACTCACATCCAAAACTCAAAGGCACACTTTGAAAATGCAGAGGAGTCATCCTCCGTCGTGCCACCTTCCTCCTCCACGCCGTTTCTCAGTCGGGCCGCCTTTCTCCTCCACGCCGAAAACACTCATCGGGTATTTGGATGTGGCTGTGTTGAtagtttttgtttattattctgcatagtttgtagtgctttctcttccttattttgttctttttttctgTTAATAATTTCTGTTGGCTTTTTTTTCTCGATTAATGAAAGACATcataattttggatgtgtttatattgtttttgtttttttctgattaattaaagtataattttggatatgtttatattttttttaatcttgtataattttaaatttgttttatgtgttttagatgtttttatattgttgttatttttttaattctagttactaaaaaatttataattttagatgtgtttaaTTGGAGTCAGTTGAGCTTGTAATCAAACTGTTTTGGATGTGTAGATAATTTTTATTCACTATTCTGCATTATTTGTAGTGgtttgtctcttttttttttctaattaatgaaacacaacataattttagatgtgtttatattattttttatttttctttcgaTTAATAAAAGGTAAcataattttggatgtgtttatgttgttcttattttatttttttttctgaataaTCAAAGGCAACACAATTTTAAATGTGTTTGTGTTTAATTGGACCGGCCGAGTTTATAATGATATTCTAATTTTGGATGTATAGATAAAATACttacatgaatttttttttatttgaagcaAAGAATTTTGCTATATGAGAGAATAAGATAGTCTCTGCGAAAGAGAGATAAAGAGTGTGAACGAGAGATCGGTGATGATGCTGttagaagagagggagaaaataaaggaaatactTTATTATAGTGATAAGAAGTTAGAGATTTTTTagttgataaaatttaaaataagagtgattttttaaaaataaaaaatataattaattaaaaaattaaaataataaaatattaaattttaaaaattgaccAAACACTAATTTGtgttgtataaataatatttttcataataatttagtcaaatctcttaaatatctaacaatttttaattattaattttgtatgaaaataacTGCAtgcgaattttttttataataatctagatgacaaaattcaatatttatagtcaaactttaaatcatttaaattgaaaaagtgATCAATTCAGTCAAATTTTGGTAGTTAAACACTTAAATTTTGTAACTGGCCAATTAAGGAttaatcatttaaaatttaacaatacTACTAGTGCTGATTAAGCTTCTTTCCTTTAGCTGTTAATGCCACGTATACTCCTCTACAATCTCGAACATCCACAACTTGGAAACCTTTTCAATGTTGGAAGTTATGGCATAATAGTAATAGATAAGTGGCATAGAGCTTGACACATAATGCACAAAAAGGTAAAGGTTTTTGTCCATCCAAAACCAACCAATAAAAGCACCGGGAAGCACTATGGTTTTTGTCCTCTTATGTGGCCTTTTGTTAAAGTATATCCATTGGCCCATACTTCCAAGACACACAAATTGGATGAGCTGCAAAGTACAAAAACTATACGCTATATGTGGTGCACATTAATCCTTATTCCACcatttatacacttttttcCATCAAACTGTTCCCATTGTTCTTTACCCTTTATTTTGAAGGATCTCAGTTAACATGGAAGCTAGTTTGCTCGCCAACAATTCCTTCACCAAATCCACAGAACAACTGATTCCCACAATCAGAGCCGGATCTTTAGCATTCTCCAAGAGATCTTCTCAACAACTCTGGTGCAGAAAAGTTAGAGTTCCTTATCATATATCATGTAAGTTGTTCACTTTCTAGTTTCTACTAAAGTCTACACTATGAAGTATGTTTTCATATCTACCTTCTCGTACatgattttttgttaaaaaattattcaatgaattaataTATGAAAGTACTTCAATCTTTGATGTGAAAATTTCTTTACtatttacatgtatatattagttattgttaaaaaatatctaGCACGAATGAGTTTAGAATTTAAGGCAGAGTAGTATGCAGATTATACAATatcatatatcatatatatgCTTAGCCCATTTTAATAACTATTAgcagatataaaaaaataattttatagtaaaaatttaactaatattgactaattataaattaatttttaattttatatataattatgatgtatcaaaatttaaaacgaAATAATCTTTGTAGGCTGccactcatcatcatcaccattagATGATGACAAACCTACACTGAGCGGTGACTGGAGGGCCTTCAGGGCAAAGCTTGTGGTTGGAGGAGTGCAGTTACTAAGGACTGATGAAGCCTCTTCAATGGCTGATCCAGACACTGTTGTGGATCAGCCTCCACTAATAACCATTGGTGATAAATGGGCCCACAAAATCCATGAGCCTGAAAAGGGTTGCTTACTCATTGCCACTGAAAAGCTTGATGGGGTCCACATATTTGAACGGACGGTGATCCTTCTTTTGTCAACTGGGCCATTAGGCCCATCAGGGATCATACTCAACAGACCATCATTGATGTCCATCAAGGAGACAAGATCAACAGCTCTGGATGTGGAGGGCACATTCTCTAATAGTCCATTGTTCTTTGGGTTGTATTATGGTGGAAAAGAGAGTGTGGGTTGTGCTGCTGAAATGGTGAAGAGGAATGTTGTTGGGCTTGGAGATTTTAGGTTCTTTGATGGGTATTGTGGTTGGGATAAAGAGCAATTGAAGGATGAGATTAGGGCTGGGTATTGGACTGTAGCTGCATGCAGCCCAAGTGTGGTTGGGTTGGCGAGTGTTGGAAGTATTGGGCTTTGGAATGAGGTCCTTGGACTTATGGGTAAAAGGAAGGTCAAATGAGTAACACGTGTCCCACGTGCCAAACAGATGGAAAAACTTTCAAGCAAGCGGTGTGTGATTCAACGACATTCATACAAAATGAAAAAGGCTTGTAAATTGAAATGTTGCTCCTTACTTTTGTACTTAGTTGGTTTACGAATTGAGAAATGATTTCAATCCAATGTTTAACTTCATTATTATATTAGGATTCTTTTGAAAATACAATGAATaatcatttaaatatttttccatTTAAAAGTGTAACACTTTGTTGAGGCTTCAGAGttgatatataacataagtaaaaaTCGCAGCACAACACATCAACTTGTCTTCCTTCCTTCCATAACCCTGAACCATGGAAGCAATGAATAAACCTCGATACGACGCCGTAATCCTAGGCGCCTCAGGATTTACAGGCAAATACGTAGTCCGTGAAGCCCTCAAGTTCCTCAACGTCCCATCCTCGCCACTCAAATCCATCGCACTTGCGGGCCGAAACCCATCTAAACTCTCCCAGGCCCTCCAATGGGCCATCGGGCCCAACAAAGGTCCACCTCCCGATATCCCCATCCTAACCGCCGACACCTCCGACCCCTCCTCCCTCGCCGCAATCTGCTCCCAAACCTCCATCCTCCTCAACTGCGTCGGCCCCTTCCGCCTCCACGGGGACCCCGTCGTCGCTGCCTGCGCCGCCGCTGGATGTGACTACTTGGACATCTCCGGCGAGCCGGAGTTCATGGAGCGGATGGAGGTGAAGTACCACGACAGGGCTGCAGAATCGGGGGCGCTGGTGGTGTCGGCGTGCGGGTTCGATTCGGTGCCGGCGGAGCTAGGGTTGATGTTCAATTCGAGGCACTGGGTGGCGCCGGCGGTGGTGAACAGCGTGGAGGCGTACGTCAGCCTGGAATCGGAGAAGAGGATCGTCGGGAACTTCGCCACGTACGAGTCGGCGGTTCTCGGTGTTGCGAACGCGAAGCAGTTGCAGCAGCTGAGAAGGTCAAGGCCAAGAAGAGCTAGGCCTGCGGTAAGTCCAAGCTTGcatttcaattctctttagCTTTTCTTGCTCtctgtatttttttgttgtcattataaaaataaatatatgaagAAAGTTACTATTGTAATAGTAGATAGGGTTGAAGTGAGTCAAATACTCAAATTAGCTCATGTGCTGGTTCAGACATGGTTGATTATAAGGTTGATAACTTGAGCTTGATCCAAGGATTCTAGGCTTCTAGCTCTCTGAGTTTTGTTATATTCAATTCATTAGTTTCATTAGCTGATTGATATTTCATAtcttatccaaaaaaataagGTACACTAATATTAGAGAAGATAACTGTAATTTCTTATAGTGGATCAAGCTAGAAATAGGTTCGTTAGGTATGACAGATTGTCTCCTCATGATGTGAGAAAATTGCTCATATGAGTTTTGTGTTTGCTTTTACAAATAAACAAGTGTTGTGTGCAATCCTTCTCTGCCATTTTTGCATAGGTTTTGTtagtgtcttttttttttgtcaagctGCATTTTCATGCTTGTAGATTGCTGGCCCTCCTCCTTCCAAAGGATCAACTATAGAACACCAGAAGAAAGTTGGCCTTTGGGCAGTAAAGCTACCTTCAGCAGA from Arachis duranensis cultivar V14167 chromosome 4, aradu.V14167.gnm2.J7QH, whole genome shotgun sequence encodes:
- the LOC107486685 gene encoding uncharacterized protein LOC107486685, which gives rise to MEASLLANNSFTKSTEQLIPTIRAGSLAFSKRSSQQLWCRKVRVPYHISCCHSSSSPLDDDKPTLSGDWRAFRAKLVVGGVQLLRTDEASSMADPDTVVDQPPLITIGDKWAHKIHEPEKGCLLIATEKLDGVHIFERTVILLLSTGPLGPSGIILNRPSLMSIKETRSTALDVEGTFSNSPLFFGLYYGGKESVGCAAEMVKRNVVGLGDFRFFDGYCGWDKEQLKDEIRAGYWTVAACSPSVVGLASVGSIGLWNEVLGLMGKRKVK
- the LOC107486684 gene encoding probable mitochondrial saccharopine dehydrogenase-like oxidoreductase At5g39410 → MEAMNKPRYDAVILGASGFTGKYVVREALKFLNVPSSPLKSIALAGRNPSKLSQALQWAIGPNKGPPPDIPILTADTSDPSSLAAICSQTSILLNCVGPFRLHGDPVVAACAAAGCDYLDISGEPEFMERMEVKYHDRAAESGALVVSACGFDSVPAELGLMFNSRHWVAPAVVNSVEAYVSLESEKRIVGNFATYESAVLGVANAKQLQQLRRSRPRRARPAIAGPPPSKGSTIEHQKKVGLWAVKLPSADAIVVRRTLSTLTENPGGLQGMNESADAVAKREAFWSCVKPAHFGVKIGSKSLLGILRIIMVGIFIGLLGNTGFGRWLLLTFPSVFSLGWFRKKGPSEEEVESASFKMWFVGKGFSNESNASQGNTKPDMEVITRVSGPEIGYVTTPIILVQCALIVLSQRNNLPKGGVYPPGIVFGPTDLQEKLEKNGMSFDVISKSSMSS